A region of the Paraburkholderia flava genome:
TCGCGCAGCAGGAGAGAGCGATTGCCCCACGGCATCACCGTCGCCGGCATCACGATAGTCGTCCCGAACGCATTCATCCGCTCGAACACCGCGTCGACGTCGTCCACTTCGAACTCCAGAATCGCCGATTGATTGGCAGCGGCACTGGCAGCGCCGACATTAAAAAGCGCGATCAGACGCTCGGATGAAATCGCCAGCGTCGCGCCTTCGAATCGCACTTCGGCAAATCCATCGGCCGGACGCACCGCGTCGATACCGGAAAGCCTTTGATAAAACCCGACCAGCCGATCGACATCCCCAGTCACCACACGAACCGATGCAAACTTCATTTTGAGCTCCTTGCCAGAAAAAGGAAGCTCAGTCTAACGATGCGTACTGTCAGATTCTGGCAGTATGGTGCGACTGGCGATCTGATTGAGCTTGCGCCACTCGCGCAGCAGTGTCGAACGCCTTTTGGGGTAGCGCTCTTCCCGTTGCTCGACCTTCACGATCCGGTCCGAACGGAAATTCCGGAAATCGCCCCGAAGCTCACACCAGCACATCAGGACCCGCGCCTGGTCGAAATACACCAGCGCAAACGGCCAGACGACGCGCTGCGATTGAATGCCGCTCGCGTCCACGTAGGTGATGTCGAGCTTATGTTCTTCGCGGACTGCGGCGCGCAGAAGATCCGGTGAGACTTTGTGGGCCAGTCGTTTTAACGGCGCGCCGGCCAGCAGCGAAGACTCGTCCAGTTCGCGACGCAGTTCAGTGGGCAGTACGGCGGCGATCTTCGCAAGCGTACTCAACGCGGCGGACGAGAGCGTGCTGCCGCCGCGATCGGCTACCCAACGCATGCCAAGCACCAGCGCATCGAGTTCTTCCGAGCGAAACATCATCGGCGGCAGCATGAAACCCGGTTTCATCACATAGCCGACGCCCGGTTCTCCCTCGATCATTGCGCCTTGCGCCTGCAAGCTGGCGATGTCCCGGTATAGCGTGCGAATACTCACGCCGAGTTCTTCGGACAGAGCCTGGCCGCTCACGGGGCGTCGATGGCGATGCAACACTTGCAGCAGATGAAGGAGACGCTCGGAACGGGACATAGGTGAACCCTGACATCGACATTGAAGTCAATCGACGACGCTATCGGTAACGTCGAGTTGAGCGCGATGGATCGCGTGGAGACAGACATTGCATTGTTGATGATTTGGCTGCCTCTGTCGAACGTCTGGGTCCGGCTGAATCCGGAATTCGCAGTTCAACCTGTCGCAGTACGACAGTCTGTCGAAGCGGACGGACCTGTATGCGCTCGAAGCGTATCAGCGCAAGCGGCCAGACGCCCGGCACGAACGGTGCGGGCTACATCATCAACGCGACGGCCGACATCGGCGATGACCATCGACGCTGCTGCGTCAACTTCCTTTACGTTATCTCCGCGTAAGCGGACGCATGCCGGACCGGTCTGCCTCCACGCCGACCGGTTTTCAAAGTCTATCGTTGTGCTTCCGCGTGATGCATCACCCCCGCATCCTCGCTTTGTCGCTTCCTGGTTTGACGGTCCTTATCCGTGCATCCCAATATTCGGGTCGGTCGGGGTATACATGGACTAGAAGGTGTAACCGCGCTGCACTAACATTTTTGTGCTGCACAGCGCGTATCGAGCGCTTTCAGTCCGGGGTTGTACATCTCCATGCCCGAGTTCCGCGCTACCCAGTGCGCTACCGGTGCCGTCCAGTATCCGCATGCGATCAGGTCAACGTCGGCCACATCGACCCACGAAGAAAAGAACTGGAGGAAGAGATGGCACAGAAACCTGATGACGACCAGGAACACAGTACTAACGGCTTCAACGCGATGCGTCGGGGGCTGATGCAGGGCACGGGATTAGGCGCGGCGCTTTCGCTGCTGGGGATGGCAGGCGGTGCGGGCGGGCTGATCGGCACCGCGCAGGCAGCGGAGGCGGCGTTCCCCCCGCACAAGAAGTGGAAGATCGTGTTCGTCAATCACGTCACCACCAACCCATTCTTCGTGCCCACGCAATACGGCATTCAGGATGCCTGCTCGTTGCTCGGCATGGACTATCAATGGACCGGCTCGGCGACTTCCGACGCGGGCGAAATGGTCCGCGCCGTGAACTCCGCGATCGCTGCGAAGGCCGACGCCATCGCGGTGCCGATCGTCGATCCGACTGCCTTCGACAAGCCGATCCAGGCTGCGCTCGACGCGGGCATTCCGGTGTTCTCCTATAACGCCGACGCGCCGCGCGGCAAGAAGAATCCGCGCCTCGCCTATATCGGCCAGGACCTGTATCTCTCCGGCTATCAGATGGGCGAGCGCATCGTGAGCCTCATCGACAGCGGCATGGTCGCGCTTTTCATTGCGACGCCGGGACAGCTCAACATCCAGCCGCGGCTGGACGGTGCGAGCGACGCGATCAAGAAGTCCGGCAAGAAGATCGACATCCAGACTGTGGCCACCGGCGCGACGGTTAACGAGGAGCTTTCGAAAATCAAGTCGTTCTATCTGGGCCATCAGGGTCTGAAGGGCATGTTCGCCGTCGATGCGGGCAGCACGCAGGGTGTCGCGCAACTGATGAAGGAATCGAACCTTCCCGCGAAAGGCATACATGGTGGCGGCTTCGACCTCCTGCCGACCACGATCCAGCTGATCCACGAAGGCTTCCTCGACTTCACCATCGATCAGCAGCCGTATGTGCAAGGTTTCTATACGGCGATGGAGGCGTTCGTGTTCCTGTCCTCGGGCGGACTGGTCGGGCCGGCCGACATCAACACCGGCCTGAAATTCGTCACAAAAGATACCGTCGAGCCTTACCTCAATACTTCGACGCGCTATGAAGGCAAGACGACCAAGCCGCAAATCGTTCCGATGAGCGGCGCAATCAAGTCGTGACGAACACCGTGAACGAAACCAGCAAGACCGAAGCCGCCCGCGCGCCCGCGCGCGCGGGGGTTTCATTTGCGTCACACTGGGCGCCCGAGCTTCGTATCCTGCTCGTCGCCGTGCTGCTGGCCGCCTACTTCGAATTCGCGAACAACGATTTCCTGCTCACCGACGCGAGCCTCGTCAACCTTTCGCAGTTCATCGCGCCGGTGGCGATCATCGCGTTCGGCGAAATCATGTTGATGATCGGTGGCGACATTGATCTATCGGCGGGCATGGTGTTCGCATTCGCGCCATTCATGATGGTGTTTGCAAACGATGCGGGCGCGCCCATGTGGCTTGCGCTGATCGCAGGGCTCGTGGCCGCGGCGATTGTCGGCTTCGTGAACGGCGCCGTGACGGTGTGGCTGCGGCTACCTTCGTTCGTCACCACGCTCGGCACGCTCTTTCTCATCAACGGTATTACGCTCACCCTCTCGCGCGGTACGCCCGCGTCGACGCCGGGATCGTCTACGTTCTCGGGGTTCATGGGTGCATGGGGCTACAGCGAGATCATCTGGACCGTGGCGATCGCCTTCGCGATGCACGTGCTTTTGCGGCATACCCGCTGGGGCCTGCATACGCAGGCCGCGGGCGCGAATCCACTCGGCGCGGGCGAGGCCGGCATTCACGTGAACCGGCTGCGCCTCGGCAACTTTGTCATCGCCGCGGTGCTCGCGGGCTTCACCGGCATCCTCGAAGCCTTTCGCATTACCTCGATCGACCCGCAGGCGGGCGGCAATCAGATCATGTTTCTTGCCGTGGCCGCCGCCGTGATCGGCGGCACACCGCTCACGGGCGGCTCGGGCACGATCGTCGGCGGTCTCATCGGCGCGGCGGTGCTCGGTATTCTCAACGACGGCTTCACGCTCATCGGCATCAACGCGTTCACGTTCAACATTATTCTCGGCACCGCGATACTGGCGGCGATGATCTTCAATATCCACGTCGGGCGCATTCGCCGCAAGGCAGGGCGGTAATGGACGAATCGCAAACCCCGTCGCAAGGCGTGTCTGCCGCGCTCGAGGCGCCGCTTGCGCTGCGCGGCGAGAACCTCGTTAAACGTTTCGGCGCGGTGACCGCGCTCGACGGCGTTTCGCTCACGCTCGGCAAGGGCGAAATTCTGGGCGTACTCGGCGACAACGGTGCGGGCAAGTCCACGCTCGTCAAGATCCTCACGGGCTTTCATCAGCAAACGGCCGGCACGCTTTACATCGACGGGCAGGAGACACCATTGCGCTCGGTCGATCATGCGCGTTCGCTCGGTATCGAATGCGTGTATCAGGATCTCGCGCTCGCGAATTCGCTGAGCATTTACCACAACATGTTCTTGAACCGCGAGATCGTGCGGCGCGGACCGTTCAAGCTGCTGCTCGACCACAAGCAGATGCGCGAGCGCGCGGCGCAATGTCTCGACGATATCGGCGTGCATGTGCCTTCGGTGGATCTGCCCGTGGAGCGACTGTCGGGTGGCCAGCGCCAGGCCATCGCCGTGGCACGTGCCGTGCACTCCAACGCGAAGATTCTCTTGCTCGACGAACCGCTCGCCGCGATGGGCGCACGCGAGGCAGGGCTCATCATCGATCTCCTGATGCGCTTGAAGGAGAAGGGCGGCCTGTCCATCATCATGATCATGCACAACTACGCGCAGACGCTCGATATCGCTGATCGCATCATGTTGATGCAGCGAGGTCGCGTGACCTATGAGCAAGAAAGTGCGCTGACTTCCGTTTCCGAACTGATGGATATCGTGAGACGGGAGTACCGGGCAATGCGTGCGCCCGACGTGCATTGAGTCCATTTCAGGAAGTATGTCCGACCGGGCAGCGCCGCCGCCGAGCGAGCCTTCAGCGTCAACTTGCTAAAGATTGCAGACGATCATCTATTTGACCTATCTCCGGTTAGCAGGCCGAGCAGATCGTAGGAGGCATAGTGGTCAAGTGTCGGCTTGAAGTCGGAATATTGCGCTGCTGGTAGATAACTGATGTGCGCACTGATCTCGTCCGAGAGTTGCTTCTGTTTTGGGAAGTCTTTCAATGACGGCTGTGTGAATACGTCCACATATCCGTCTTTCCCCAAAATGACCGTCTCGTAGCTCACGAACTCTGATGCAGGGCATTCCGAAGGGCATCCGGCTCTGACGATTGCTGCCCATGCCGTGCGGTGCGCAGCCGCATCGTAGACCGGAGGAAGCGCCCAACCACTGATCTCCACGCTCGGTAGTCCTTGCCGCTTGTTCGACGTGCTGAGGGCGTTCGCCTTTCCCTGCAATATATGCAGGACGTAGTCGGCAGTCCAGGTGCGCGCGTTGTCGCTCACGTGACCGTCATGTCCGATCGTTACCATGACGAACCAGTCTGCTTCACTAAAGAGCCCGCATGGGAAGACCATTCCTGCAGTTAGATTGGGGTCTGTATCTCGGCCTAAGACGTGGAAATACCGTGTGGTGGGACCGTTGCCGACAAAGCACCTATGTTGGGCTAAAGCCAACACTGCGCCGCCACCGAGGTCGATCCGGCTTGGTCCATGAATCGCTGCATGGTCGATGTCGGCCATAGCCGCATCGAGATATATCTCCGTGGTTCGATTTTCCGCCGAACTACTGGAGGCAAGCAAAAATAGAAGCGGGAGTGCACAGAGCCAAATAGAAGTTCTCATCTTTAAGGTCTCAAAACAGGCAACGGTCGCATGGAAATCCTGCGTGAAGGGTGTCTCCTGAATAGCTTTGAGCACCGCCGGATTTACCCAACCTATAGCATCCCGAATGCCGAAAACTCCTCGCGTGGAATCCTGATCGTTTTGTCGTTGAAAATTTAACTGGCGCTGCCGTTAAATCCGCAATCCATCTCACCTGTTCGGTCCCAGCTTACGCCAATGCCTGCTTCCACGCACAACGTGGAGATCTTTTCGCATACCTCCACGTTTTCCGCGTGATCAATAACGCTTCATTGCGACGCCAGACTCTGCGGCTTTCATCAAGCATTCATGAATGTTACCTAACCTCACGCGTTCACTTCCACGCCACCACCAAGAGAAGAACGCGTCATGTACAACAAGAACCTCCAGTCGCTGCGACCATCGGTTGCCGCAGCGTTCACTGCTTTTGCGCTCGCCGCCTGCGGCGGCAACGTCGACAACGCAGCGCCCGGACAGATCGCCGTGCCGGCTGCTCCAGCTACACCGGCTTTTGTCGACTCCGCTGCTGCGCCCGCCGGCGTCCCGGCATTCGTCGACACGGTCGCGACGAACCAGCGCGGCGATGCGCGCTTCGCGACGCTCGACACCAATGCGGGCGTACGCGTCGTCGCTCCGTATCTCAACTATTGGAAGCCGCTCAC
Encoded here:
- a CDS encoding VOC family protein, with the protein product MKFASVRVVTGDVDRLVGFYQRLSGIDAVRPADGFAEVRFEGATLAISSERLIALFNVGAASAAANQSAILEFEVDDVDAVFERMNAFGTTIVMPATVMPWGNRSLLLRDPDGNLVNVFSRPRS
- a CDS encoding helix-turn-helix transcriptional regulator → MSRSERLLHLLQVLHRHRRPVSGQALSEELGVSIRTLYRDIASLQAQGAMIEGEPGVGYVMKPGFMLPPMMFRSEELDALVLGMRWVADRGGSTLSSAALSTLAKIAAVLPTELRRELDESSLLAGAPLKRLAHKVSPDLLRAAVREEHKLDITYVDASGIQSQRVVWPFALVYFDQARVLMCWCELRGDFRNFRSDRIVKVEQREERYPKRRSTLLREWRKLNQIASRTILPESDSTHR
- a CDS encoding sugar ABC transporter substrate-binding protein yields the protein MAQKPDDDQEHSTNGFNAMRRGLMQGTGLGAALSLLGMAGGAGGLIGTAQAAEAAFPPHKKWKIVFVNHVTTNPFFVPTQYGIQDACSLLGMDYQWTGSATSDAGEMVRAVNSAIAAKADAIAVPIVDPTAFDKPIQAALDAGIPVFSYNADAPRGKKNPRLAYIGQDLYLSGYQMGERIVSLIDSGMVALFIATPGQLNIQPRLDGASDAIKKSGKKIDIQTVATGATVNEELSKIKSFYLGHQGLKGMFAVDAGSTQGVAQLMKESNLPAKGIHGGGFDLLPTTIQLIHEGFLDFTIDQQPYVQGFYTAMEAFVFLSSGGLVGPADINTGLKFVTKDTVEPYLNTSTRYEGKTTKPQIVPMSGAIKS
- a CDS encoding ABC transporter permease — protein: MTNTVNETSKTEAARAPARAGVSFASHWAPELRILLVAVLLAAYFEFANNDFLLTDASLVNLSQFIAPVAIIAFGEIMLMIGGDIDLSAGMVFAFAPFMMVFANDAGAPMWLALIAGLVAAAIVGFVNGAVTVWLRLPSFVTTLGTLFLINGITLTLSRGTPASTPGSSTFSGFMGAWGYSEIIWTVAIAFAMHVLLRHTRWGLHTQAAGANPLGAGEAGIHVNRLRLGNFVIAAVLAGFTGILEAFRITSIDPQAGGNQIMFLAVAAAVIGGTPLTGGSGTIVGGLIGAAVLGILNDGFTLIGINAFTFNIILGTAILAAMIFNIHVGRIRRKAGR
- a CDS encoding ATP-binding cassette domain-containing protein; this encodes MDESQTPSQGVSAALEAPLALRGENLVKRFGAVTALDGVSLTLGKGEILGVLGDNGAGKSTLVKILTGFHQQTAGTLYIDGQETPLRSVDHARSLGIECVYQDLALANSLSIYHNMFLNREIVRRGPFKLLLDHKQMRERAAQCLDDIGVHVPSVDLPVERLSGGQRQAIAVARAVHSNAKILLLDEPLAAMGAREAGLIIDLLMRLKEKGGLSIIMIMHNYAQTLDIADRIMLMQRGRVTYEQESALTSVSELMDIVRREYRAMRAPDVH
- a CDS encoding DUF2167 domain-containing protein; translation: MADIDHAAIHGPSRIDLGGGAVLALAQHRCFVGNGPTTRYFHVLGRDTDPNLTAGMVFPCGLFSEADWFVMVTIGHDGHVSDNARTWTADYVLHILQGKANALSTSNKRQGLPSVEISGWALPPVYDAAAHRTAWAAIVRAGCPSECPASEFVSYETVILGKDGYVDVFTQPSLKDFPKQKQLSDEISAHISYLPAAQYSDFKPTLDHYASYDLLGLLTGDRSNR